The nucleotide sequence TGACCACCGGGGCTGTCATGGCGCCTGGCGGTGCCCTAGCTCCGGGCGTCCTCTACGACGGGGCTGACGGCCCCCTGTTCCACGACGGCAGCCTAATGCCGACGCTCTCCGCTGCATCGCCCTCGCTGGACAGCACGGGCGTGGTGCCCTCCGTCGCCGCACAGGACCCGCCGCCGCCCAAGTATTACAAGTTGGAGTTCGCCACATACGACGGCTCCGTTGATCCCCTGAATTGGCTCAACCAGTGTGAGCAATTCTTTTGGGGTCAGCGCACGCTCGCCTCTGACCGTACCTGGCTCGCCTCCTATCATCTCCGGGGGGCGGCCTAGACTTGGTACTATGCCCTCGAGCAGGACGAGGGCATGCCACCATGGGAGCGCTTCAAGGAGCTGTGTCATCTATGCTTTGGCCCTCCGATCTGCGGGAGTCGGCTAGCTGAGCTGGGCCGACCGCCATTTGTTTCCATTGTGTAGGAGTTCGCCGATCTCTTCTAGTCGGTGGCATGTCACGCCCGAGATGTCTCCACGCGTCAGCGGGTCGAGCTCTTTGTTGGTGGCCTTCCGGATCATATCCAGGTGGACGTGGAGATGCACGACCCCCGGACCTCCAGACGGCCATGTACTACGCCCGAGCGTTCGAGCATCATGCGGCTGCCATGCAGCTGGCGCCGCCTCCTCAAGCCGCTCCTCCAGCTCCGTGTCAGGGTCAGCCTCCCCCGGCGCGTGCACCCAGGGTGGCCCAGGCGGGGCAGGCCCCCGCTGCGGCCAATGCGGCCCCCGCGGCGTGCCCATTTTGCCGCCTTACACCGACGGAGCAGCTGGAATGTCGTTGCCAAGGCCTATGCTACAACTGCGATGAGCCCTACGTCCCTAGACATGTGTGTCAGCGGCTCTTCTACCTAGAGTTCGGGGACTACATTGAGGAGGACGCCGCGCCCACCGAGGATGGGGACGCGGCCATACCACTAGAGGAGCCGGCCGCCTAGGGGCAGGCGGCCGCTAAAGCTCTCATCGTGTCCCTCCATGCACTTGTAGGTATCCGGACGGAGAACACGATGCTATTGGCGGTGATGGTCAAGGGGGAGCGCCTCTTGGCCCTTCTCGATATCGGCTCCACCCACAACTTCCTCCAGGGCGCAACCATGCATCGCCTAGGGCTTCCGCCCACTAGGGGGCATAGCTCCACGTCACCGTCACCAACGGTGATCGCCTATGTTGTGAGGGCATCGCCCGTCACATCTCCATCAGCATCGGGGCCGAGGACTTCTCCATCACATGTGTCGGCCTCGACTTGGGCTACTTTGACTTCATCCTTAGCGTCGACTTCCTGTGGACCTTGGGCCCCATTCTCTAGGACTTCGAGGCCATGACATTGGCCTTCTGGAAGGGCGTGGGTGGCTCTGACTCGGCCGTGCCCCAGCAGCATGTGGCTGTGACCTCTATCGACTCTCAGCAGCCCTTGCTGGACCGCCTACTGCAGCAGCACGGTGCCATCTTTGAGGAGCCATAGGGCCTTCCACCTTCCACCGGGCCATCAGtacgaccaccgcatccacctccTGCCAGACACCGCTTCCATCACCGTGCGCCCGTACCGCTATCCCTAGCTGTAAAAGGACGAGCTGGAATGGCAGTGCGAGGACATGCTCACCCAGGGCATCATCTAGCCTAGCACTTTGCTGTTCTTGGCGCCCATGCTCCTTGTCCATAAAGCGGACAAGTCTTggcgcttctgcatcgactactGCGCCCTCCACGCCAAGACGTCTAAGGACAAGTTCCCTATACCGGTCGTGGATGAGCTTCTCAACGAGCTCCATGGGGCTCGCTTCTTCACTAAGCTCGACCTACATTCGGGCTACCACCAGGTGCGGATGCACCCCAATGACATCACCAAAGACCGCCTTCCACACACACCACGGCCACTatgagttcctggtgatgccttTCGGCCTCTCCAACGCCCCGGCGACATTCCAGGCATTAATGAACGACGTCCTTTGCCCCTACTTGTGGAGGTTTGTGTAGCTACTGGAGGGCGCCCGTGTCCACGACGTCTTCCACGTGGGGCTGCTGAAGCGGCACCACGGAGATCCGCTGGCTGTTTCAGCCACCCTTCCACAGGTCCTCGATGGTCGCGTTCTGCCAGGATAAGAGCAGGCGCTGCAGGCGTAGCAACGCCGCGGTGTCTGGCGCATACTGATCAAGTGGCGTAGCCTTCCAGACAAGGATGCTACCTGGGAGCCTCTCGACGAGTTCCACGAGCACTTCCCCGACTTCCAACTCGAGGACGAGTTGTTTGCGCAGgtggggagagatgttatgaccggcatcccctATGCCAGGCGCAGGCCCAATAGTGGCTAGGGGCCTGGACTATTAAAGGGCTTAGAGGCCTAATTTATCGTTTATTTGGTATTTTCTTAGAGATAGATATAGTTCCTTAATTATAGCATCTATAGGGAAGGATAAATACTTGTAATCAGGGATGATTGGAATTAAGCAGAAAGCAACAATTAAGTTGCTGGCTTCCCTTGGGAGCCAGCAGTCCTTGCCCTCTCCCTCGCATGAATAGTACCCACGTTACTATAGCGCTACGTGAACTCtagggctgcagcagcagccgccgctctCGCCGCCATGGCCCCTCGCCGATGTCGAGAGTACAAACCacgtcctcctctcttccacccctATAACCTGCGCAGCAACACCGGTAGGGCATCAAGTCCTATCACAGGACTACTTACTAATCAACCCATCCTAACTCCAGCCGTTTCATCTGAGAATATATTTTAGTTTTCATTTGTCCTCGCTTGTGGCAAATGCTCAGGGAACCAAACACAAATCGGATTTATCAATTGAAAGTTAGTTGACGGCAGCCTAAAGTTCAGTAACTTAGCAGCCCAAAGATCAGTACCAATTGCAAAAATGCAggaaaaaatgctatagaaccagATGCCTATGCTTCCTGAGTCTCAGCCTAAAATTAGCTGTTGAATGAGCAATTGCCACCATATCTACGTTTATATGTTTAATAGGTTCTTTTGAGCTCTATACAACACTCAGATTTTAGAGCCATCACATTACATTGGCCTACTAAAATCCGAAACTTATATGAgtcgatttttttttatttttaacactttttgtaaactaattttaaatctaacactgtttttttcttcttcaaaactaacacatttggccgcgcctattgccatggcgtggcGAAACAACTGTGccatgccatgcatggtggcgcggcaggaggctgacgtggcgacgatcgAGGCTGCTGAccagtgacgtggcagggtctgccgcgccaccaattTTGGCGCGACAGTGATGCACCACGGCGCATGGCACGACAGTACCTGGACGGTTTAGATCCTATTTCAATCGGAACTTTCCGCGTCGATCCTTTTTTATTATGTCTTGTTTTTACTCCTATATTGGAAGTTACTCTACGTATTGtttgacgtaaaatcaatagtgaatttgtttctgtcttttgttgaatctTTTTCACAGCtcgatagagaatttgataagccaatgattttttTCCGTCTTttataatacggttaaccaccatgttaactaatcgattacaaAAAATTGGATCGGATTTTGCGGTTCTTTTTTCTGTAGTACCTCGACATGACATGAGCGTGAAAGAGGTTCAAGAATCCATTTTCTTTTTATAAGGGCTAAAAATGAATCacttatttttttggctttttggccccatattgtaggatcggcaaCGACacgaccatggaccccggcttcctcgacccctcgcgcagcacggtcgactactgcgcgtctaaccagggtgccttcttcggTGATTTTGTggtggcgatgaccaagctcgggaggatcggggtcaagacgccggccaccggcgtcgagatacgtCGCGACTGTCGGTTcctgaactagttgctacttaatctcgccggcagtgctgccgtgatgcattgaaacgaatatgaagcaaataaatgaagtccatGCGCAAGTTGATAccacataatattttcattggtttgacataagtttgacataacataaccaactaagcctgcaagtttcatacgccaatattcgttcgacctaacaaactgaGACCcaagagtgtaaggatccctcggacgcctttgtctctttggatttgttggcaacacattgggagtgtagccaatgtCAGTGTGGTCGCGTCGCCGGTGCAtacggctcgtaccctacaagtatatgatatgcacaattacttataatctttacgatcgttagttcatggagcgtacgtatttaaagaaactacctttgttagtacctgtgaggctcctcgggtaccaagcggggcaccacctagctgagacatgtcgatctcgtcctgcggccaatcgtcccatTAGTCGTGCTGTCTacggaagcccggggggtcgtcgtcatcatcgtcgtcctcggttgcagggtccttcctagcgctatgatgtggtggtgtacgcactgtgAAAGTcgcacctgtcaccggctgagaagagccgactagtgtcctcaaagaggttgaagacgtgccacccgaccgcgccgggagtggcggttccacccaaggagtgtccatgcagcttagcttctgagctagcttcctgtagctcttcttcaccttctgcataaatagacgttaaagttagtgtattTTCCAAAcgtatatacactaaagaaatattttttgaatgaacaagtttatgtttacctccacaaaagcctcgagaatgcctggcccctgccctctagactcgtgaagctggaatgctgcttcgttggacatccttgaAATTGTGTCGCCTGAGTACAGAAATGTGGTAggatagttttagtacacatacttaataccaaatggataacaaattgtaccattcaagtatcttaccacgtatctttgaagaggggctctctgtagctgtgtgtcctccctagtggcaacgtcatacacatcttcgatcacatcttcctccaagtcctcgtcaatcacctcctcagtgtacgagggcttgatatgtgtccttgtagacctgtgaagccaccgcaggtactcgtcgaaggtgtgctggtcatgttgaggacccgcatggaccgacTGTTGTTCCCTATTTtgccacaagtggatgtgcgcgttgtgtgtcaccTATCAATCCTTGGTcatgtacctcttcctgcggtcatacctgcaacaaaacgatgttagttgtaccacacacatctctgaattgtagctttgttattaatcgataatgcacccgtgcaattcttggtttgtggagtaaagcggtggtgggtagcctatcattcttccaaactatctgcagaccctaatgggcaagtgaatctcgaccacgtgaaagaaaataagagggacattgcaacgatactcgtctgactcatctctagtgataggactgagatagtactggagctccgaagcatcccaaggacaccaattcacctgaacattttgtaattgagttaggttgtgatataatgtacatcgaacaagacacatgtatgatagtaaagagagtgtaacctggtgctgtgtcaggatgttgagaccgtccgtgtacttacgcctcgcattccctctaactagcTCTGCTTCTgtctagatatacagagctgtagggagtgtatcttgCCCATtctattgctgcattgaacacgataatgaattagccatttaTAATTTGATCATATATAACTGCCtcaaagaatatagtgaaccaaagtacttaccgaTAGACCAGTATTAAGGGGCCACCCAACGGGCCATCATTCCCAACACCAAACATGGAGTAGATAGGAggaacccccaaggttcgcataccctgaggtgtgaCGACAGGCAatacatagctgtcgatacgtccatgccaggactgcgctgccccagctgtacgccgctatgttcttccACGGCTGGCATAGTATGTCAAGGAAAATCTAGCTAATGGTGTTGCCAGaagcgtctgggaagaggaaagcatcaaggaagtgccagagccacactctagcgaatcTGTCGAtgtgagcctcctcagcctatgggtccaagtaatcaaagcactCTATGATCTAGGACGACAAAATACCAAAACTttccctaaaattcaccaaagaaaatgacacctgatggctgcaggaaagcaatacaagtattaaataggcttcaattgctcacttatttttctttgaaacCTCATCGTCCGGTAGAAGAAAGCCAATGAACTGAGCCACTAGCTCCCTCCAGtaatcgttgtcaactatacccgtCACTGGAAGTCCTCCCAACtaaaggccaaagatagccttcacgtcttGCATGGTTAAGGTCATCTtgccgcaaggtaggtggaacgtgtgtgTCTTAGGCCTtcacctattataagaatagaatgactgttagttgactcaaatttgttataagaatgtttacgtacaaagaaggcactcgcacctgtctatagCTGCAGTAattagtgctgggtcaaggggcggaagaccgtagttgacaacatggacaagctcgaggaagccgacaCGCTGTATATATGGCGTGTAACGCTCATCCCACTGGTGTGCCTtgatgtgcgtgcggggcctgaaatgaggcaaggccacctctgcgtcgatgtcactcaagatgtgtgctcgatgctggtcgtcgtactccacctcaagaatgggatacaacgggtgctgcatgggaggggccatcctattacaaattgataaacaaagggttagagtattcaaattaacaatattcaaattaacattatgtagcattgcaaaatttgaactacttgttatgcaatacgaacacaatatgaaagcacatgtatatattcaaagtaacattaatagacatatcacgcactctaagtaccgacacttgaaaactagtatctatacccaaaatccctaactaaataactaactataaactaaataataaatacctaatcaatccctaaacccaaaatcctaactaacagtaacataaaccctaactacctaaccaaaccttaactatactacaacacacaacctcaatcctaaaaactacctacctaaatcacaaacaaattcactaaccaaactatcctaaatcactaaccctaactatcctaaatcactaactatattaaatcactaactatcctaaatcactaactatcctaaagcaataacaatcataaaaccctaactatcctaaatcattaactatcctaaatcactaatgtaactatcctaaatcactaactatcctaaatcaataacaatcctaataacataaaattgagagggaggtaccttgatATGAGCGGGCGGCCGTGACGTGCcaacgttcgtggcgcggccggtgcGGGCGCTGCGCGGCAGGAGTGGGCGGGCGTGGCCGGTGCGGGCGGGCTGCCGTCCGGGCGCGTGCGGGCGTTGGCGGCGGGGCGCTGCACGGCAGTGGGCGGGCGCTGCGCGGTGTGCGGGTGGGCTCGCTCGCTATATTTATCTGGTCCTATCGCGCCATGCACCGTGGCACGTCAGTGCCGGgctaagatcggtggcgc is from Miscanthus floridulus cultivar M001 chromosome 7, ASM1932011v1, whole genome shotgun sequence and encodes:
- the LOC136465949 gene encoding uncharacterized protein; this translates as MAPGGALAPGVLYDGADGPLFHDGSLMPTLSAASPSLDSTGVVPSVAAQDPPPPKYYKLEFATYDGSVDPLNWLNQCGRGDARPPDLQTAMYYARAFEHHAAAMQLAPPPQAAPPAPCQGQPPPARAPRVAQAGQAPAAANAAPAACPFCRLTPTEQLECRCQGLCYNCDEPYVPRHVCQRLFYLEFGDYIEEDAAPTEDGDAAIPLEEPAA